From Roseateles sp. SL47:
GGCCCTTGTCGACCACATAGCGGACAAAGCAGCGCGACCCGTTGCCGCAGTGCTCCACCTCGGATCCGTCCGCATTGAAGATGCGATAACCAAAGTCCACCCCCGGAGTGTGGGACGCCTCAATGACCAGCACCTGGTCACAACCCACGCCAAAACGACGGTCCGCCACATGGCGGAGCTGGTCGGGCGTGAGCCGCATGGGGTGCTGCGTGGCATCCAGCACGACAAAGTCGTTGCCGGCCCCATGCATCTTGGTGAAGCGCAATTTCATGAGGGGATTATCACCGGCGCAGGTTCAGCGTTGATACAGCGAAGGCTCGCCGGGCGGGCGCGTCTTGAAGCGCTTGTGCACCCAGAAATACTGGGCCGGGTTCTCCAGAATCCGAGCCTCCAGCCATTCATTGAAGCGCCGCGCATCCGCCTCCAGATCGCCGCTGGGGTAGTGCTCCAGCGCGTCGTAGGCCATCACGCGGATGCCCTGGCCCTTGGGCAGCATGGTCACCACCACCGGCTGCACCACCATCTTCATGGTCTGGGCGATCTTGGCGGGCGCGAGCAGGGTGTTGGCCTGTACTCCGAAGAACGGCACAAAAGCCGAGTCCTTGGGCCCGAAATCCATGTCCGGCAGGTTCAGGAAACCATAGCCGTCGCGGATGTAGCGCAGGATGCTGCGCACCCCCTCATGCCGGTCCGCCAGTTTGGTGGTGCCAAAGCGTGAGCGTGCCCGCCGCAGAGCCACGTCAAAGGTGGCATTGCTCTGGCGCTGGTAGATGCTGCAGCCATGTTTGGACTGGTTGAGCATGATGGCCGGGGCCACCCAGTCCAGGCCCACAAAGTGCGGCATCAGCCACATCACCGGCCGGTCCACCCGCTCGGACAGCCGCATGTTGCCTTCCACCTTCATCATGCGCTGCAGCCGCTGCGGCGATGAATACCAGAGGAAGCCCCGCTCCAGCAGGCTGCGGCCCAGCCAGCCGAAGTGCTCCCGCACCAGGGCTTCACGCTGGGGCAGCGGCATCTCGGGAAAGCACAGCTCCACGTTGCGCAGCGCCACCCGGCGGCGCGAGCCGGCCAACCGGTGCAACACACCGCCCAGGCCCCAGCCCAGGGCTGCCACCCAGCGCAGCGGCAGCCAATGAAGCAGCCACAGCAGCCCGATCAATGCATATGTCGCCAGTTTTCCCATCCGTGCCAATTCCGTACGGCGGCACAGGGCCACCTTTTTTCTATAATGAGCCCCGTCGCCGAGTTAATTTGGACAACTTGCGGGGCGACTCAAAAATCCCGCTAAAGCGTTCGCCGCCTGACTCCCAGCACGGCAACGCCCGTAGACTGAACACAGGAGTTTAAATTGGCGAGCGATTTCCTCTTCACCTCGGAATCCGTGTCTGAAGGCCATCCGGACAAAGTGGCCGACCAGATCTCCGATGCCATTCTGGATGCCATCCTGGCCCAGGACCCCCGTTCCCGCGTGGCCGCTGAGACCCTGTGCAACACCGGGCTGGTCGTGCTGGCCGGCGAGATCACCACCAATGCGCATGTCGACTACATCCAGGTCGCCCGCGACACCATCAAGCGCATCGGCTACGACAACACCGAATACGGCATCGACTACAAGGGCTGCGCCGTTCTGGTGGCCTACGACAAGCAGAGCAATGACATCGCCCAGGGCGTGGACCAGGCCTCGGACGACCATCTGAACACCGGCGCTGGCGACCAGGGCCTGATGTTCGGTTATGCCTGTGACGAAACGCCGGAGCTGATGCCCGCCCCCATCTACTATGCGCACCGACTGGTGGAGCGT
This genomic window contains:
- a CDS encoding lipid A biosynthesis acyltransferase produces the protein MGKLATYALIGLLWLLHWLPLRWVAALGWGLGGVLHRLAGSRRRVALRNVELCFPEMPLPQREALVREHFGWLGRSLLERGFLWYSSPQRLQRMMKVEGNMRLSERVDRPVMWLMPHFVGLDWVAPAIMLNQSKHGCSIYQRQSNATFDVALRRARSRFGTTKLADRHEGVRSILRYIRDGYGFLNLPDMDFGPKDSAFVPFFGVQANTLLAPAKIAQTMKMVVQPVVVTMLPKGQGIRVMAYDALEHYPSGDLEADARRFNEWLEARILENPAQYFWVHKRFKTRPPGEPSLYQR